The Vigna radiata var. radiata cultivar VC1973A unplaced genomic scaffold, Vradiata_ver6 scaffold_214, whole genome shotgun sequence genome window below encodes:
- the LOC106778133 gene encoding uncharacterized protein LOC106778133, which yields MEPTDPKVSHESLVTDAKWVCKSPNSGICATSSGWPRFDDIKSSSLAYSLSAEEQATVAVLQLQHKALEACQKFFVGNAGSDGDEDDSDDEDEDELVDNYDPKECEEYRFFERVFAEDGDLRRYYENNHREGDFYCLVCGGIGKKVWKRFKDCAALIHHSTAILRTTRKQAHRAYAQVIIKLVGCNIDQLPAIALKGLDSSLEDSRKLLGFEKEGDNLDGKVSELSSENGREIVKESHESLVADAEWVSETAYSGFSSMASGWPSFNDIKSSSLTYSLSAEEQATMAVLQLQHKALASCRKYLVGDSSSDSDEDGKDDIDSDSEDDAEDEEQEDELVDSYDSKESKEYKFFEKVFAEDDDLRKYYENNHRDGDFYCLVCGGIRKKVWKRFKDSIALIQHSTSILRTKRKRAHRAYAQIICKVVGWDIDQLPAIVLKDLDSSMAGSKKLLVEPTKPAVGCIDDSNAEPET from the exons ATGGAGCCAACTGACCCAAAG gTATCTCATGAATCTCTTGTTACTGATGCCAAATGGGTATGTAAAAGCCCCAATTCAGGCATCTGTGCTACGTCTTCAGGATGGCCTCGCTTTGATGACATCAAATCATCTTCTCTTGCATATTCTCTATCGGCAGAAGAGCAAGCAACTGTGGCAGTGTTACAATTGCAGCACAAAGCATTAGAAGCATGTCAGAAGTTCTTTGTTGGCAATGCTGGTTCTGATGGTGACGAAGATGATAgtgatgatgaggatgaagaCGAGTTGGTGGATAATTACGATCCTAAAGAATGTGAGGAGTATAGGTTCTTTGAAAGAGTGTTTGCCGAAGATGGTGACTTGAGGAGATATTATGAGAACAATCATAGGGAAGGGGATTTCTATTGTTTGGTTTGTGGAGGTATAGGCAAGAAAGTATGGAAGAGGTTTAAGGATTGTGCTGCTCTAATACATCACTCCACTGCCATACTAAGGACAACAAGGAAGCAAGCTCATAGGGCCTATGCTCAGGTGATCATCAAACTTGTTGGTTGCAACATTGATCAATTGCCAGCTATTGCGTTGAAGGGTTTGGATTCTTCCTTGGAAGATTCAAGAAAGCTGTTG GGTTTTGAGAAGGAAGGTGATAATCTAGATGGAAAGGTCTCAGAACTAAGTTcagaaaatggaagagaaatAGTTAAG GAATCACATGAATCTCTGGTTGCTGATGCTGAATGGGTATCTGAAACCGCCTATTCTGGTTTCTCTTCTATGGCTTCAGGATGGCCTTCCTTTAATGACATCAAATCATCTTCCCTCACTTATTCTCTATCAGCAGAAGAGCAAGCTACTATGGCTGTGCTGCAATTGCAGCACAAAGCATTAGCATCTTGCCGGAAGTATTTAGTTGGTGATTCCAGTTCTGACAGTGATGAAGATGGCAAAGATGATATTGATTCTGATAGTGAAGATGATGCGGAAGATGAGGAACAAGAAGATGAGTTGGTAGATAGTTATGATTCTAAAGAATCTAAGGAGTACAAGTTCTTCGAAAAGGTATTTGCAGAAGATGATGACTTGAGGAAATACTATGAGAATAATCATAGGGATGGagatttttattgtttggtttGTGGAGGTATACGGAAGAAAGTATGGAAGAGGTTTAAGGATAGCATTGCACTGATTCAGCACTCCACTTCCATACTTAGAACAAAAAGGAAGCGAGCTCACAGGGCCTATGCACAGATCATCTGCAAAGTTGTTGGTTGGGACATTGATCAATTGCCAGCTATTGTGTTAAAGGATTTGGATTCCTCCATGGCAGGTTCCAAGAAGCTTTTG gTTGAACCCACAAAACCTGCTGTGGGTTGTATTGATGATTCAAAT GCTGAACCTGAAACCTGA
- the LOC106778141 gene encoding uroporphyrinogen decarboxylase 1, chloroplastic isoform X2, translating to MATSINSVLGWKYSSFFSQSNAFNMVSPPFKPKPPLSKFSPTCSAASSSSDPLLVKAARGDPVGRPPAWMMRQAGRYMAVYRKLAEKYPSFRERSETTDLIVEISLQPWKAFRPDGVIIFSDILTPLPAFGVDFDIEDIRGPVIHSPIRSEEGLKTLHPIDLDKLRFVGESLKILRREVGGHAAVLGFVGAPWTIATYIVEGGTTRTYTTIKSMCHTAPHVLKTLLSHLTQAIADYVIFQVESGAHCIQIFDSWGGQLPPDMWERWSKPYIKEIVHLVKKKCPEVPIVLYINGNGGLLERMKDTGVDVIGLDWTVDMADGRRRLGSGIGVQGNVDPAYLFSPLAALTEEIQRVVRCAGPRRHILNLGHGVLVGTPEEAVAHFFEVARSLQFDALFQNNAAKDPNLVA from the exons ATGGCTACTTCCATTAACAG TGTTCTTGGGTGGAAATATTCCTCATTTTTCTCACAATCCAATGCCTTCAACATGGTTTCGCCTCCTTTCAAACCAAAACCCCCACTCTCCAAGTTTTCTCCCACTTGCTCTGCCGCCTCCTCTTCCTCTG atCCACTATTGGTTAAGGCTGCCAGGGGAGACCCTGTTGGTCGTCCTCCAGCATGGATGATGCGACAGGCAGGAAGGTACATGGCTGTTTACAGAAAGCTTGCTGAGAAATATCCATCCTTCAGAGAGAGGTCAGAGACAACTGATCTCATTGTGGAAATTTCTTTGCAGCCCTGGAAAGCTTTCAGGCCGGATGGAGTCATTATCTTCTCGGACATTCTTACACCACTTCCTGCATTTGGAGTTGATTTTGACATAGAAGACATAAGGGGACCTGTTATACATTCCCCCATTCGTTCTGAAGAGGGATTGAAAACTTTGCATCCAATTGACCTTGACAAACTTAGATTTGTTGGAGAATCACTTAAGATACTGCGCCGAGAG GTTGGTGGTCATGCAGCTGTTTTGGGTTTTGTGGGAGCTCCTTGGACAATAGCAACATACATTGTGGAAGGGGGTACAACACGCACATATACAACCATTAAGAGCATGTGCCACACTGCTCCACATGTATTGAAGACTTTGCTTTCTCATTTGACGCAGGCAATAGCTGATTATGTTATTTTCCAAGTGGAGTCTGGGGCTCACTGCATACAAATATTTGACTCATGGGGTGGACAACTACCACCTGATATGTGGGAACGCTGGTCAAAGCCTTATATTAAAGAG ATTGTACATTTGGTCAAGAAAAAATGCCCTGAGGTACCAATTGTTCTTTATATAAATGGAAATGGTGGCCTTCTGGAGCGTATGAAAGACACTGGAGTTGATGTTATAGGGCTAGACTGGACAGTGGATATGgcagatggaagaagaagattgggTAGTGGGATTGGTGTGCAGGGAAATGTGGACCCTGCCTACTTATTCTCCCCTCTTGCTGCCCTGACTGAGGAAATTCAGAG GGTTGTGAGGTGTGCGGGGCCCAGACGGCACATCCTTAATCTAGGGCATGGTGTTCTTGTTGGCACACCTGAAGAAGCTGTTGCACATTTCTTTGAAGTAGCTAGGAGCTTGCAGTTTGATGCACTTTTTCAAAACAATGCTGCAAAAGACCCTAATCTAGTAGCATAA
- the LOC106778142 gene encoding GEM-like protein 2: MMSYHTEITVTTSTTTMESNNPYVYISSDPPSPAADKRSNSRDKIYGAINNYGKKVQETTKQAETMVNNILHHLRVSSKPADAAIAKLIQGTKVLASGGPEKLFQQTFGAFPGEKLLQPYACYLSTDSKPVIGTLYISTKRLAFCSDHPLCHHPFSLQQQHQCIYYKVIVNLDQLSKVCSLTNGLNPSEKHMQVITTDGYKFHFMGFLSYDKALKTVNEALKHKATTIPVFMQ, encoded by the exons ATGATGAGTTATCACACAGAGATTACTGTTACCACTAGTACGACTACCATGGAAAGCAACAATCCTTATGTTTATATTTCCTCTGATCCCCCTTCCCCTGCAGCTGACAAAC GTTCCAATTCAAGGGATAAAATATATGGTGCAATAAATAATTATGGCAAGAAGGTTCAAGAAACAACTAAACAAGCTGAGACCATGGTTAACAACATACTTCATCACT TAAGAGTTAGTTCTAAACCAGCTGATGCTGCAATTGCTAAACTTATTCAAGGAACAAAGGTACTTGCATCAGGAGGTCCTGAAAAGTTATTTCAGCAAACATTTGGGGCTTTCCCAGGAGAGAAACTCTTACAGCCATATGCTTGCTACCTTTCCACAGACTCCAAGCCTGTGATTGGAACACTTTATATATCAACTAAAAGATTAGCATTTTGCAGTGACCATCCACTATGCCATCATCCATTCTCCCTGCAGCAGCAACATCAATGCATTTATTATAAG GTGATAGTGAATCTGGATCAGTTGAGCAAAGTCTGTTCTCTCACAAATGGATTGAATCCATCAGAAAAACACATGCAGGTTATCACAACGGATGGCTATAAGTTCCATTTTATGGGATTTTTGTCATATGACAAGGCTCTCAAGACAGTAAACGAGGCTCTCAAGCATAAGGCAACAACCATCCCTGTGTTCATGCAGTAA
- the LOC106778141 gene encoding uroporphyrinogen decarboxylase 1, chloroplastic isoform X1 produces the protein MATSINSSVLGWKYSSFFSQSNAFNMVSPPFKPKPPLSKFSPTCSAASSSSDPLLVKAARGDPVGRPPAWMMRQAGRYMAVYRKLAEKYPSFRERSETTDLIVEISLQPWKAFRPDGVIIFSDILTPLPAFGVDFDIEDIRGPVIHSPIRSEEGLKTLHPIDLDKLRFVGESLKILRREVGGHAAVLGFVGAPWTIATYIVEGGTTRTYTTIKSMCHTAPHVLKTLLSHLTQAIADYVIFQVESGAHCIQIFDSWGGQLPPDMWERWSKPYIKEIVHLVKKKCPEVPIVLYINGNGGLLERMKDTGVDVIGLDWTVDMADGRRRLGSGIGVQGNVDPAYLFSPLAALTEEIQRVVRCAGPRRHILNLGHGVLVGTPEEAVAHFFEVARSLQFDALFQNNAAKDPNLVA, from the exons ATGGCTACTTCCATTAACAG CAGTGTTCTTGGGTGGAAATATTCCTCATTTTTCTCACAATCCAATGCCTTCAACATGGTTTCGCCTCCTTTCAAACCAAAACCCCCACTCTCCAAGTTTTCTCCCACTTGCTCTGCCGCCTCCTCTTCCTCTG atCCACTATTGGTTAAGGCTGCCAGGGGAGACCCTGTTGGTCGTCCTCCAGCATGGATGATGCGACAGGCAGGAAGGTACATGGCTGTTTACAGAAAGCTTGCTGAGAAATATCCATCCTTCAGAGAGAGGTCAGAGACAACTGATCTCATTGTGGAAATTTCTTTGCAGCCCTGGAAAGCTTTCAGGCCGGATGGAGTCATTATCTTCTCGGACATTCTTACACCACTTCCTGCATTTGGAGTTGATTTTGACATAGAAGACATAAGGGGACCTGTTATACATTCCCCCATTCGTTCTGAAGAGGGATTGAAAACTTTGCATCCAATTGACCTTGACAAACTTAGATTTGTTGGAGAATCACTTAAGATACTGCGCCGAGAG GTTGGTGGTCATGCAGCTGTTTTGGGTTTTGTGGGAGCTCCTTGGACAATAGCAACATACATTGTGGAAGGGGGTACAACACGCACATATACAACCATTAAGAGCATGTGCCACACTGCTCCACATGTATTGAAGACTTTGCTTTCTCATTTGACGCAGGCAATAGCTGATTATGTTATTTTCCAAGTGGAGTCTGGGGCTCACTGCATACAAATATTTGACTCATGGGGTGGACAACTACCACCTGATATGTGGGAACGCTGGTCAAAGCCTTATATTAAAGAG ATTGTACATTTGGTCAAGAAAAAATGCCCTGAGGTACCAATTGTTCTTTATATAAATGGAAATGGTGGCCTTCTGGAGCGTATGAAAGACACTGGAGTTGATGTTATAGGGCTAGACTGGACAGTGGATATGgcagatggaagaagaagattgggTAGTGGGATTGGTGTGCAGGGAAATGTGGACCCTGCCTACTTATTCTCCCCTCTTGCTGCCCTGACTGAGGAAATTCAGAG GGTTGTGAGGTGTGCGGGGCCCAGACGGCACATCCTTAATCTAGGGCATGGTGTTCTTGTTGGCACACCTGAAGAAGCTGTTGCACATTTCTTTGAAGTAGCTAGGAGCTTGCAGTTTGATGCACTTTTTCAAAACAATGCTGCAAAAGACCCTAATCTAGTAGCATAA